A window of the Methyloprofundus sp. genome harbors these coding sequences:
- a CDS encoding cytochrome c-type biogenesis protein, with protein sequence MDEFSIFLQGYLESDLLIVLPLVVFGGLLTAFNPCCIPMYPAIFGFMGKVCCCQTSQFNEVGKEARNSPTPFIVAILFVLGMAVTTTLMGILTISAGWVYGQFDVRLKFLLAIIPILMGLYVLGWLPVKIPSFFSGKYYVNFSEIKQNTATSFGAGILFTLIISPCATPILITILGFVALKGDLFYGGFLMFVYGMASGLPILLIALGFQKVQQFTISHRWNLYLRWFSGGLLLGIGMYVILNLP encoded by the coding sequence ATGGATGAGTTTTCTATTTTTCTACAGGGTTATTTGGAAAGTGATTTATTGATTGTCCTACCATTGGTCGTTTTTGGTGGATTGCTAACTGCGTTTAATCCTTGTTGTATTCCTATGTATCCTGCTATTTTTGGTTTTATGGGCAAGGTTTGCTGTTGCCAGACTAGCCAATTCAACGAAGTAGGAAAAGAAGCAAGAAATAGCCCCACACCATTTATTGTTGCTATACTTTTTGTCTTGGGCATGGCTGTTACTACGACTTTAATGGGTATCTTAACCATTAGTGCGGGATGGGTGTATGGTCAATTTGATGTAAGACTAAAATTCTTGCTTGCCATCATTCCTATATTGATGGGTTTATATGTATTGGGTTGGTTACCTGTAAAAATACCTTCTTTTTTTAGTGGAAAATATTATGTAAACTTTTCTGAAATAAAACAAAATACTGCCACTTCTTTTGGTGCAGGGATTTTATTCACTCTAATAATATCTCCTTGTGCAACCCCTATATTAATTACAATTTTAGGCTTCGTTGCCCTTAAAGGTGATTTGTTTTATGGCGGTTTTCTAATGTTTGTTTATGGAATGGCAAGTGGGTTGCCTATCTTGTTAATTGCGCTAGGTTTTCAGAAAGTACAACAATTTACAATTAGTCATCGTTGGAATTTATATTTACGATGGTTTTCAGGGGGATTATTATTGGGTATCGGGATGTATGTTATATTAAATCTACCATGA
- a CDS encoding thioredoxin 1, translating into MSLKNGIISSVILLLIATAYFVLNNQMEEHKETLPEQINDPAIILFKGDNSASCRKIHSLVEQAKSKYQDRIHVSLIDWSDDNPLIKKYKIRFLPSVIFINSKGKEVARIVGESPAVQKKLRETLNQADQLLVN; encoded by the coding sequence ATGTCATTAAAAAACGGTATTATTAGCAGTGTTATTTTATTGCTTATTGCAACAGCTTATTTTGTTTTGAATAATCAAATGGAAGAACATAAAGAAACACTGCCAGAGCAAATTAATGACCCAGCGATTATTTTATTTAAAGGTGACAATAGTGCAAGTTGTCGGAAAATCCATAGTTTAGTTGAGCAAGCAAAGTCCAAATATCAAGATCGTATCCATGTATCATTGATTGATTGGTCAGATGATAACCCTTTAATAAAAAAATATAAAATACGTTTTTTACCTTCAGTAATTTTCATCAATAGTAAAGGCAAAGAAGTCGCTCGGATTGTTGGTGAAAGTCCAGCAGTTCAGAAAAAATTAAGAGAGACACTCAATCAAGCTGACCAATTATTGGTTAATTGA
- a CDS encoding succinyl-CoA synthetase beta subunit: MNIHEFQAKQLFRDFQIPVPDSIVADSAASAISAAQKLAGSSWAIKAQVHAGGRGKVGGVKIANSAAEAGTLTEQMLGQRLVTKQTGAQGLPINSVLVEKTDTIKREFYLSLLIDRHSEKLCFVASVAGGMDIEAVAAESPEKIISIMVHPAAGLQAYQCRQIAFALDLQGEQLKALFQIMANMLQLFAEKDASQIEINPLVETDAGALVALDAKINFDDNALALHRDIGGLQDTSQEDAKENKAKQFDLSYITLDGNIGCMVNGAGLAMATMDLVKLKGGEPANFLDVGGGTTIKKVTEAFKLIVSDSNVKVVLVNIFGGIVQCDVIAQGILTALEQAHIELPVIVRLEGTHAEEGRALLHDVAANIIAAEDLDHAAEQAVALAGGQA; the protein is encoded by the coding sequence ATGAATATTCATGAATTCCAGGCCAAGCAACTTTTTAGAGATTTCCAGATACCTGTCCCAGACAGTATCGTGGCTGACTCTGCTGCAAGCGCAATATCAGCGGCACAAAAATTAGCAGGTTCAAGCTGGGCAATTAAAGCACAAGTGCATGCTGGAGGGCGTGGTAAAGTCGGTGGTGTAAAAATTGCGAACTCAGCAGCTGAAGCAGGCACTCTCACCGAGCAGATGTTGGGGCAACGTTTAGTGACTAAGCAAACGGGGGCACAAGGGTTGCCTATCAATTCGGTGTTGGTAGAAAAAACCGATACCATCAAACGTGAATTTTATCTAAGTTTGTTAATTGACCGACACAGTGAAAAACTTTGTTTTGTTGCTTCGGTTGCAGGCGGTATGGATATTGAAGCGGTTGCCGCAGAAAGTCCTGAAAAAATTATTAGCATCATGGTGCACCCTGCAGCAGGGCTACAGGCTTATCAATGCCGACAAATTGCTTTTGCATTAGACTTGCAAGGTGAACAGCTAAAAGCCCTCTTCCAGATTATGGCTAATATGCTACAACTATTTGCTGAAAAAGATGCTAGTCAAATTGAAATCAACCCTTTGGTGGAAACAGACGCAGGTGCATTAGTTGCATTGGATGCCAAAATTAATTTTGATGATAATGCATTAGCCTTGCATAGAGATATTGGTGGCTTGCAAGATACGAGTCAAGAAGATGCCAAAGAGAATAAAGCCAAACAATTTGACCTAAGTTATATCACCTTAGATGGCAATATTGGTTGTATGGTGAATGGTGCTGGCTTGGCGATGGCCACTATGGATTTAGTCAAATTAAAAGGGGGCGAACCTGCCAATTTCCTTGATGTCGGTGGTGGTACCACCATTAAAAAAGTTACTGAAGCTTTTAAGCTGATTGTTTCTGATAGTAATGTCAAAGTGGTATTAGTGAATATATTTGGCGGTATTGTGCAGTGTGATGTGATTGCCCAAGGTATTTTAACGGCACTGGAACAAGCGCATATTGAATTACCGGTTATTGTGCGTTTAGAAGGCACCCATGCTGAAGAGGGGCGTGCATTATTACATGATGTTGCAGCCAATATTATCGCGGCGGAAGATTTGGATCATGCGGCCGAACAAGCGGTAGCACTTGCAGGAGGTCAGGCGTGA
- a CDS encoding ATP-dependent DNA helicase Rep — protein MPKLNPEQQTAVKTIDCPLLVLAGAGSGKTRVITEKIAYLVKQGLPARHIAALTFTNKAAREMKERVGKLLDDKELRGLRVSTFHSLGLDILRKEHKALQYKSSITLFDEQDKITLLKNLITHSNSNYDMDAVNIYSGQIGQWKNAFITPEQALQQAEIADQESAILYEDYSRSLKAYNAVDFDDLILLPVLLLQQNPDILEKWQNKIRYLLVDEYQDTNITQYQLVKLLVGKLGKFTVVGDDDQSIYAWRGAQPENLMQLQKDYARLKVIKLEQNYRSYGRILKVANQLIANNPHAFVKKLWSDMMFGEPLRVLSHKNDVEEAKQVVSEIVHHKFKTGAGYGDYAILYRGNHQSRLFERSLREHDVPYFINGSTSFFAYAEIKDILSYLKLFVNQDDDAAFLRIVNTPRREIGPSTLETLGAYANTRHISLFSACTEMGLKQKLSEAAVNRLQKFCQWTQKTSSAMQTGDTFVEMDSFIQQINYPQWVQENSNTQKAAERKMKNIAELTEWLQRIAKSDEEEDKGLDEIVAKIQLMDILDRNQDEQADDQVSLMTLHAAKGLEFPHVFLIGIEEDILPHQNSIETGNIEEERRLAYVGITRAQHTCTFSYCTHRKRYGDVSETEPSRFLAELPEEDLEWVSKKPVDKEEQKARGKANLAHLKSMLS, from the coding sequence ATGCCCAAACTGAACCCCGAACAACAAACTGCCGTAAAAACAATCGACTGCCCCTTGCTAGTATTGGCTGGTGCGGGTAGTGGTAAAACACGTGTCATTACCGAAAAAATTGCCTACTTAGTCAAACAAGGCTTACCTGCAAGACATATTGCCGCTTTAACCTTTACCAACAAAGCCGCGCGGGAAATGAAGGAACGGGTTGGCAAACTATTAGATGATAAAGAATTACGCGGCTTGCGTGTCTCTACCTTTCACTCTTTAGGTTTAGATATATTGCGCAAAGAACATAAGGCATTGCAGTATAAATCTAGCATTACCCTATTCGATGAGCAAGATAAAATTACCTTGTTAAAAAACCTGATTACCCACAGCAATAGCAACTATGATATGGATGCGGTGAATATTTATTCAGGACAAATAGGACAATGGAAAAATGCCTTTATTACCCCTGAACAAGCTTTGCAGCAAGCCGAAATTGCCGACCAAGAAAGTGCGATATTATACGAAGATTATTCACGCAGTTTAAAAGCCTACAATGCGGTTGATTTTGATGACCTGATTTTATTGCCTGTTTTATTGCTGCAACAAAATCCTGATATTTTAGAAAAGTGGCAAAATAAAATTCGTTACTTGTTGGTAGATGAATATCAAGATACCAATATTACCCAGTACCAATTGGTGAAACTATTAGTCGGCAAACTGGGTAAATTCACTGTAGTAGGGGATGATGACCAGTCTATCTATGCATGGCGTGGCGCGCAGCCCGAAAACTTGATGCAATTGCAAAAAGATTATGCACGTCTGAAAGTGATCAAACTGGAACAAAACTATCGTTCCTATGGGCGTATTTTAAAAGTCGCCAATCAATTAATTGCCAACAACCCACACGCCTTTGTAAAGAAATTATGGAGCGATATGATGTTTGGCGAGCCGTTACGCGTGCTCTCCCATAAAAACGATGTAGAAGAAGCCAAACAGGTTGTCTCTGAAATTGTGCATCATAAATTTAAAACAGGTGCAGGCTATGGCGACTATGCCATTTTGTATCGCGGCAATCATCAATCACGATTATTTGAGCGTAGTTTGCGCGAACATGATGTGCCTTATTTTATTAACGGCAGCACTTCTTTTTTTGCCTATGCCGAAATTAAAGATATTCTCAGCTACTTAAAGCTCTTTGTTAACCAAGATGATGATGCTGCATTTTTACGCATTGTGAATACGCCACGCCGTGAAATTGGGCCATCAACCTTAGAAACGCTAGGTGCCTATGCCAATACACGGCATATTAGTTTATTTAGTGCTTGTACAGAAATGGGCTTAAAACAAAAGCTTTCAGAAGCGGCGGTTAACAGGTTACAAAAATTCTGCCAATGGACACAAAAAACCTCTTCTGCCATGCAAACAGGCGATACCTTTGTGGAAATGGACAGCTTTATTCAGCAGATAAATTATCCGCAATGGGTGCAAGAGAATAGTAATACCCAGAAAGCCGCTGAACGTAAAATGAAAAATATAGCGGAATTAACGGAATGGTTACAGCGCATTGCCAAAAGTGACGAGGAAGAAGACAAGGGGCTGGATGAAATTGTCGCCAAAATTCAGTTAATGGATATATTGGATCGCAACCAAGACGAGCAAGCGGATGATCAAGTTAGCTTAATGACTTTACATGCTGCTAAAGGCCTAGAGTTCCCGCACGTATTTTTAATTGGTATCGAAGAAGATATTTTGCCACATCAAAATAGTATTGAAACAGGCAATATCGAAGAAGAGCGCCGACTTGCTTATGTAGGGATTACTCGTGCCCAGCACACATGCACTTTTAGTTACTGTACCCACCGCAAACGTTATGGTGATGTTAGCGAGACTGAACCCAGTCGATTTTTAGCGGAACTCCCTGAAGAAGACTTGGAGTGGGTGAGTAAAAAACCAGTAGATAAAGAAGAGCAGAAAGCACGTGGTAAGGCAAACCTAGCACATTTAAAATCGATGCTATCGTAA
- a CDS encoding tetrahydromethanopterin S-methyltransferase subunit A codes for MGFNNETFKIDNNQRALRMSNHNDLFVALKTELQSAMAKKKCHRCGCFQNSVKTFKQSNILNQGIGALLNEAEQCFEKVRYDCLGCEICWPATAQNIAGDLDSDLSEGHLCPTDTPEEQIGWPPFPGDYQVQSYQASVAVCTLNSDDLMKQLIAENIQGISIIGSLHTENLGIEHIIRNISTNPNIRFLLICGEDTQKAIGHLPGQSLVCLFQYGVDEKKRIINAQGKRPFLKNITKEQIDHFLQQVSVVENISVTDIDKIKESIGQLVAKQVGTFDQEIMEISPIEIEPVSEPKRLKLDPAGYFVVHPDRNKQLLILEHYTNKGVLTRIFSASTPAALVAKLIEESLLSRLDHAAYLGRELARAEMALLSGDEYVQDRAPGNLLPPEEKDSACGCSSTGDNLCH; via the coding sequence ATGGGGTTTAATAATGAAACGTTTAAAATCGACAATAATCAGAGAGCTCTCCGTATGAGTAATCACAACGATCTATTTGTTGCGCTCAAAACGGAATTGCAATCTGCAATGGCGAAAAAAAAATGCCATCGTTGTGGTTGTTTTCAAAATAGTGTTAAAACATTTAAACAGTCGAATATTTTGAATCAAGGCATCGGTGCTTTGCTTAATGAAGCGGAGCAATGTTTTGAAAAGGTACGCTATGATTGTCTGGGTTGTGAAATATGTTGGCCAGCGACCGCCCAAAATATAGCAGGCGATCTTGATTCAGATTTATCTGAAGGACATTTATGTCCGACGGACACACCTGAAGAACAAATCGGTTGGCCACCCTTTCCTGGTGATTATCAGGTACAAAGCTATCAAGCCAGCGTTGCGGTTTGTACCTTAAATTCAGATGATTTGATGAAGCAGTTGATAGCAGAAAATATACAGGGTATCTCAATTATAGGTAGCTTACATACGGAAAATTTAGGGATTGAACATATAATTCGTAACATATCAACCAATCCTAATATCCGTTTTTTATTGATTTGTGGCGAAGATACGCAAAAGGCAATTGGTCATTTACCAGGGCAATCTTTAGTCTGTTTGTTTCAATACGGTGTGGATGAAAAAAAACGTATTATCAATGCACAAGGGAAACGTCCTTTTTTAAAAAATATTACGAAGGAACAGATTGATCATTTTTTACAACAAGTTTCAGTAGTAGAAAATATTAGCGTTACCGATATAGACAAAATAAAAGAATCCATTGGTCAGCTTGTTGCAAAACAGGTGGGAACTTTTGATCAGGAGATTATGGAAATTTCCCCTATAGAAATAGAGCCTGTCAGCGAACCTAAGCGTTTAAAATTAGACCCAGCAGGTTATTTTGTGGTTCATCCTGATCGTAATAAACAGTTGTTAATATTGGAACACTATACAAACAAAGGTGTGTTGACGCGAATATTCAGTGCAAGCACACCTGCTGCCTTAGTTGCCAAACTTATCGAAGAGTCCTTGCTTAGCCGTTTGGATCATGCAGCTTATTTAGGGCGTGAATTAGCACGCGCTGAAATGGCTTTATTATCAGGTGATGAGTATGTTCAAGATCGTGCGCCTGGTAATCTTTTACCCCCAGAGGAAAAAGACTCTGCTTGTGGTTGTTCATCAACAGGAGATAACTTATGTCATTAA
- a CDS encoding ArsR family transcriptional regulator, lead/cadmium/zinc/bismuth-responsive transcriptional repressor, with amino-acid sequence MNKSNTASNRSDICHISCFEQDKVSAIKAVLAENAHVIPPLAELYKLLGNTTRLKILFALAENELCVCDIAHILELSVAATSHQLKSLRYQGWLSMRNDGKMVYYRLENKKLLNALKGDMVMLEEKLSP; translated from the coding sequence ATGAACAAGTCTAATACCGCTTCAAATCGTTCAGATATTTGTCATATTTCTTGCTTTGAACAAGACAAGGTGTCCGCAATTAAAGCCGTATTAGCTGAGAATGCACATGTTATCCCCCCACTTGCTGAATTATATAAATTGCTGGGGAACACGACACGACTTAAGATTTTGTTTGCTTTGGCAGAAAATGAACTTTGTGTTTGCGATATTGCTCATATTTTAGAATTGAGCGTTGCAGCAACCTCACACCAATTAAAATCATTGCGTTATCAAGGTTGGTTAAGTATGAGAAATGATGGAAAAATGGTTTACTATCGTTTGGAAAATAAAAAGTTACTGAATGCTTTAAAGGGAGATATGGTAATGTTAGAAGAGAAATTATCACCATAA
- a CDS encoding small conductance mechanosensitive channel, which translates to MQINLKKILPLLLVLFISITPISVCAEEELPPPSTVEAIKEDPSVKLLAESKTILANIKQLTQQATELKEVSAEIPDFDQLLFMTLLISIESDIYVELDRLIAIQQKLDQATEAASLLKIDLQKFSVKQESTLRNEIHKLKELGPKLSKQTAKGSSTSFSIERARQIIFDLLVEWQKNIDRQKLLEMNVTASVAELSKIVQFVAIAQTGRIQLSLDAIAELNIAMEEAAPDDQLQITKQLHKETLRKSQAAANLEKMLGIMTSLEMDTTKFGQALVLATGKILHADVETKAVIGLFKKLFDQAMFWLQENLSFIIFRIFSFVLLIFAFKVLASLVRRLVDKATASSQFEISQLLKDFLGSIAHKIVMIIGLMVALSQLGIEIAPLLAGMGIMGFVIGFALQDTLSNFASGLMILIYRPFDIGNFVDVAGISGEVKQMNLVSTTILTVDRKRMIIPNSKIWGDIITNVTAESIRRVDFVFGIGYEDSISAAEEILRDIVTQHELILNNPEAVIKVHALGESSVDFVVRPWVKSTDYWDVYWDITRQVKERFDAGGISIPYPQRDVHVIPENKGAAL; encoded by the coding sequence ATGCAAATAAATCTTAAAAAAATCCTCCCTCTATTATTGGTATTATTCATTAGCATAACGCCTATTTCAGTTTGCGCAGAAGAGGAGCTGCCACCACCATCAACTGTAGAAGCAATTAAAGAAGATCCAAGTGTAAAACTCCTAGCTGAAAGCAAAACAATTTTAGCTAACATAAAACAGCTTACTCAGCAAGCGACTGAATTGAAAGAGGTTTCTGCTGAAATTCCTGATTTTGACCAGTTATTATTTATGACATTGCTTATTAGCATTGAAAGTGATATTTATGTTGAATTGGATCGTTTAATTGCTATCCAACAAAAATTAGACCAAGCAACGGAAGCAGCAAGCCTATTAAAAATAGACTTACAAAAATTTTCAGTTAAACAAGAGAGCACTTTACGCAATGAAATTCATAAGTTAAAAGAACTTGGCCCCAAACTAAGTAAGCAAACTGCAAAGGGCAGTTCAACCAGTTTTTCTATTGAAAGAGCGAGACAGATAATCTTTGATTTACTGGTGGAATGGCAAAAAAATATTGATCGACAAAAATTACTTGAGATGAATGTCACTGCGAGTGTTGCTGAATTAAGTAAAATTGTTCAGTTTGTCGCTATTGCGCAAACAGGTCGTATCCAACTTAGCCTTGATGCCATTGCCGAGTTAAATATAGCGATGGAGGAGGCCGCGCCTGATGATCAACTACAGATTACTAAACAGTTGCATAAAGAAACATTACGTAAATCTCAGGCAGCAGCAAATCTAGAAAAAATGTTGGGTATTATGACCAGCTTGGAAATGGATACTACCAAGTTTGGACAAGCCTTGGTGCTGGCAACAGGCAAGATCCTGCATGCTGATGTGGAAACAAAAGCAGTGATCGGATTGTTTAAAAAACTATTTGACCAAGCCATGTTTTGGTTACAAGAAAATTTGTCGTTTATCATTTTTCGGATTTTTTCATTTGTCTTACTTATTTTTGCGTTTAAGGTTCTCGCCTCTCTCGTTAGAAGGCTGGTTGATAAGGCAACGGCTAGTAGCCAATTTGAGATATCACAATTACTGAAAGATTTCCTCGGATCCATTGCGCATAAAATAGTTATGATCATAGGTCTTATGGTTGCCTTATCGCAACTGGGTATTGAGATAGCTCCCTTATTGGCAGGTATGGGAATCATGGGGTTCGTGATTGGTTTTGCTTTACAAGATACCCTATCTAATTTTGCCTCCGGCTTGATGATTTTGATTTATCGGCCCTTCGATATAGGCAACTTTGTTGATGTTGCAGGGATTAGTGGCGAAGTAAAACAAATGAATCTGGTATCGACAACTATTTTAACGGTCGACCGTAAACGTATGATTATTCCCAATAGTAAAATATGGGGTGATATCATTACTAATGTCACTGCTGAAAGTATTCGCCGAGTTGATTTTGTCTTTGGTATTGGCTATGAGGATAGTATCAGTGCTGCCGAAGAAATTTTGCGCGATATTGTTACCCAGCATGAACTTATATTAAATAACCCGGAAGCGGTTATTAAAGTACATGCATTAGGTGAATCTTCGGTTGATTTTGTTGTCCGCCCTTGGGTGAAAAGTACAGATTATTGGGACGTTTATTGGGATATTACTCGGCAAGTAAAAGAGCGATTTGATGCAGGTGGTATTTCCATTCCTTATCCACAGCGGGATGTGCATGTGATACCTGAGAATAAGGGGGCTGCGCTTTAA
- a CDS encoding protein deglycase, translating to MKKDQVKTDEDSINHERESVVVGSIKKVLLVVPDGAEDMEVAAFTEIPSWTKMLKTTTIEVTLAGWDDKINCFHGLKLAPDMKIDQVNIDEYDCLAIPGGWPGTKFQEQTSGELFQKIIKRAFIQNKLITTMCFGILPLGEAGLLKGIKATSFTSHDLCCSMCQQIKDKLIGYGVDFVDKAIVVDHNIISSIGPAVATEVALIMVERLIGAEQTKTIANMMMYNQIELEMLKWTQPISRNR from the coding sequence ATGAAAAAAGATCAAGTTAAAACGGATGAGGACTCTATTAACCACGAAAGGGAATCCGTAGTTGTAGGTTCTATAAAAAAAGTACTATTAGTCGTACCCGATGGGGCAGAAGATATGGAAGTGGCTGCATTTACTGAAATACCTAGCTGGACAAAAATGCTTAAAACAACAACCATTGAGGTCACATTAGCGGGATGGGATGACAAAATTAATTGTTTTCACGGATTGAAATTAGCTCCAGATATGAAAATTGATCAAGTTAACATTGATGAATACGATTGTCTTGCTATTCCAGGGGGGTGGCCAGGAACAAAATTTCAGGAGCAGACGAGTGGTGAGCTATTTCAAAAAATCATTAAAAGAGCTTTTATACAAAACAAACTCATCACAACCATGTGTTTTGGGATTTTACCTCTAGGTGAAGCAGGTCTTTTGAAAGGCATAAAAGCGACTAGCTTTACCAGTCATGATTTATGTTGTTCTATGTGCCAGCAAATAAAAGACAAGCTTATTGGGTATGGGGTTGATTTTGTTGATAAAGCCATTGTTGTTGACCATAATATTATTTCTAGTATTGGACCCGCAGTCGCTACCGAGGTGGCACTCATAATGGTCGAAAGATTGATAGGAGCCGAACAAACAAAGACCATTGCTAACATGATGATGTACAACCAGATCGAACTTGAAATGCTTAAATGGACTCAGCCAATATCGAGGAACAGATAG
- a CDS encoding arginyl-tRNA synthetase: protein MKQKLESLVLHAVDVLKAEGVLDRELQPKITIERARDQQHGDFATNIALMLAKPAKMNPRQLAEKIIAVLPDDTAVTKIEIAGPGFINFFIDPNAQYQVITQIHELGNKFGLSNVGAGKKVQVEFVSANPTGPLHVGHGRGAAYGSAVADLLAAVGCDVQREYYVNDAGRQMDILATSVWLRYLEECGELLTFPSNGYRGDYIHEIAADLRREVDNEYRHPIELVFEEIPADEPQGGDKEKHIDGLIARAKTLLGDKQYRAIFQAGLNGILADIRADLSEFGIDYQEWFSERQLMEDGSIDEALKRLDAAGYLYEKEGATWFASSRLGDEKDRVVVRDNGQSTYFASDIAYHMNKLDRGFDQIINIWGADHHGYIPRVRAAMQALGADTGKLTVQLVQFAVLYRGGEQVQMSTRSGSFVTLRQLRNEVGQDAARFFYVMRKAEQHMDFDLKLATSKTNENPVFYVQYAHARVCSVFKQLEDKKLQRDIPLGEQNLGKLTEAQEINLVTTLTRYPEVLERAALQYEPHLLINYLRELAADFHTYYNAHQFIVEDDAVRNARLNLVGAVKQVLANGLNLLRINTPEAM from the coding sequence ATGAAACAAAAGTTAGAATCCCTCGTATTACACGCTGTAGACGTATTAAAAGCAGAAGGTGTATTGGATCGCGAACTACAACCAAAAATAACGATTGAGCGTGCCCGTGATCAACAACATGGTGATTTTGCCACCAATATTGCCCTAATGCTGGCTAAGCCAGCCAAAATGAACCCGCGGCAATTAGCGGAAAAAATCATAGCTGTTTTACCTGACGATACCGCTGTCACTAAAATAGAGATTGCAGGCCCTGGCTTCATTAACTTTTTTATCGATCCCAATGCACAATACCAAGTGATTACCCAAATTCACGAGTTAGGTAATAAGTTTGGATTAAGTAATGTGGGAGCAGGTAAAAAAGTACAAGTTGAATTTGTTTCTGCTAATCCCACTGGACCATTGCATGTTGGTCATGGTCGTGGTGCTGCTTATGGTTCAGCTGTTGCCGATTTATTGGCAGCTGTTGGTTGTGATGTACAACGCGAATATTATGTTAATGATGCCGGCCGACAAATGGATATATTGGCAACGAGTGTTTGGTTGCGCTATTTGGAAGAGTGTGGCGAGTTATTAACCTTTCCAAGCAATGGTTATCGTGGAGACTATATCCATGAGATTGCTGCTGATTTACGCCGTGAAGTCGATAATGAATATCGGCACCCAATAGAGTTGGTGTTTGAAGAGATTCCTGCAGATGAACCACAAGGTGGCGATAAAGAAAAGCATATTGATGGCTTGATTGCACGCGCGAAGACTTTATTAGGTGATAAACAATATCGAGCAATTTTTCAAGCAGGCTTAAATGGTATTTTGGCCGATATTCGTGCAGACTTAAGCGAGTTTGGTATCGACTATCAAGAGTGGTTTTCAGAACGACAGTTAATGGAAGATGGGTCAATTGATGAAGCTCTAAAGCGTTTAGATGCTGCAGGCTACTTATACGAAAAAGAAGGTGCCACTTGGTTTGCTTCTAGCCGATTAGGTGATGAAAAAGATCGTGTAGTCGTGCGTGATAATGGTCAGAGCACTTATTTTGCTTCTGATATTGCTTATCATATGAATAAGCTTGATCGCGGCTTTGATCAGATAATTAATATCTGGGGTGCTGACCATCATGGTTATATTCCGCGGGTTAGAGCGGCAATGCAGGCTTTAGGAGCTGATACTGGTAAATTAACGGTGCAATTAGTGCAGTTTGCGGTGTTATATCGTGGCGGTGAGCAAGTACAAATGTCGACACGTTCCGGCTCTTTTGTGACCTTACGCCAGTTGCGTAATGAAGTGGGGCAAGATGCTGCGCGATTTTTCTATGTGATGCGCAAGGCTGAGCAACATATGGATTTTGATCTGAAATTAGCGACCTCGAAAACCAATGAAAACCCAGTCTTTTATGTGCAATATGCACATGCGCGGGTTTGTAGTGTATTCAAGCAATTAGAAGATAAAAAACTACAGCGTGACATTCCACTCGGTGAGCAAAATTTAGGCAAGCTAACGGAAGCACAAGAAATAAACTTAGTTACGACGTTAACGCGTTACCCAGAAGTTTTAGAACGAGCTGCTTTGCAGTATGAACCGCATCTGTTAATTAATTATTTACGTGAATTAGCGGCTGATTTTCACACCTATTATAATGCACACCAGTTTATTGTTGAGGATGATGCAGTACGTAATGCACGCTTAAATTTAGTGGGTGCCGTTAAGCAAGTATTGGCTAATGGCTTGAACCTGCTGAGGATTAACACGCCGGAAGCAATGTAA